The Brevibacillus brevis genome contains a region encoding:
- a CDS encoding ABC transporter substrate-binding protein has translation MKKLVSIAMAALLVAVAGCSGGGQSSAPAGTTDSAASGEKVTLTYALWDKNQMPAIEEMAKKFNEKNPNVDIKIELTPNKQYWTKMEAAATGGTLPDIFWINGPRIIKYADNDMLLPITDQIKADGIDLNNYPKALVDLYTYDGQNYALPKDFDTIGLWYNKKLFDDAKVPYPDETWDWNKLKEVAKQLTDEKKGVWGIAAPPYGQDGFYNTIYQNGGYIISEDKKTSGYDKPETIEGLKFWTDLINEKASPTAAQLSETEATQLFESGKIAMMYNGSWMASAFNKNEYTKDKVDVTYLPKGKENTSVIHGLGNVISANTKHPKEAWEFVKFLGSKEGAEILAKSGAAIPAFNGTQDTWVQSMPNFHLKIFIDQAAVAKPYPISKDTAKWAKLETELMTKAWAGQMSVEDASKELAQKMNEMLSQE, from the coding sequence ATGAAGAAGTTGGTTTCGATTGCAATGGCTGCTCTCTTGGTAGCAGTGGCAGGATGTTCGGGCGGCGGGCAGAGCTCCGCACCAGCTGGAACGACTGACAGTGCTGCTTCAGGCGAAAAGGTAACGCTCACATATGCGCTGTGGGACAAAAACCAAATGCCTGCGATAGAGGAAATGGCGAAAAAGTTTAACGAAAAGAACCCGAACGTGGACATCAAGATCGAGCTTACGCCTAACAAGCAATACTGGACAAAGATGGAGGCAGCCGCAACAGGTGGCACCTTGCCGGACATTTTTTGGATTAATGGTCCGCGTATCATTAAATACGCAGATAATGACATGCTCTTGCCGATTACAGATCAAATCAAGGCAGATGGCATCGATCTGAACAATTATCCGAAAGCTCTCGTTGATCTCTACACCTACGATGGACAAAACTACGCGCTACCGAAAGATTTCGACACCATTGGCCTTTGGTACAACAAGAAGCTGTTTGACGACGCAAAAGTGCCGTATCCAGACGAAACCTGGGATTGGAACAAGCTGAAGGAAGTTGCAAAGCAACTGACGGATGAGAAAAAAGGCGTTTGGGGAATTGCAGCACCTCCTTATGGACAGGACGGCTTCTATAACACGATCTATCAAAACGGTGGCTATATCATTTCGGAAGACAAGAAAACGTCCGGCTATGACAAACCGGAAACGATCGAAGGTCTCAAGTTTTGGACAGACCTGATCAACGAAAAAGCATCGCCAACAGCAGCCCAATTGTCCGAAACAGAGGCAACACAGCTGTTTGAATCAGGCAAGATCGCGATGATGTACAACGGATCATGGATGGCATCCGCTTTTAATAAGAATGAGTATACAAAGGACAAAGTGGACGTGACGTATCTTCCAAAAGGGAAAGAGAACACGAGCGTCATTCACGGCCTGGGCAACGTGATTTCGGCCAATACCAAACATCCAAAGGAAGCATGGGAATTCGTGAAATTCTTGGGCTCGAAAGAAGGAGCAGAAATCCTGGCAAAATCGGGTGCTGCGATTCCGGCATTTAACGGAACACAGGATACATGGGTACAATCCATGCCAAACTTTCATCTGAAAATTTTTATTGATCAGGCAGCTGTTGCGAAACCTTATCCGATCTCGAAAGACACGGCAAAATGGGCCAAGCTCGAAACAGAGCTCATGACCAAGGCTTGGGCTGGTCAAATGAGCGTAGAGGATGCTTCCAAAGAGCTCGCGCAAAAAATGAACGAAATGCTTAGCCAAGAATAA
- a CDS encoding carbohydrate ABC transporter permease produces MSVYTSRNKTTKKLLIHLLLIAGALVMIAPFVWMVLTSLKSLGESTQVPPVILPTKYQWENYTHIFEMLPFLDFYWNTVITTVAKVIGQVFLCSLAAYAFARIEFPGRNALFILFLTVLMVPGQVFLLPQFMIMKELGWLNTLTALIVPGLFSAFGTFLLRQFFMSLPKELEEAAKLDGCNHFQIYWRIMLPLAKPGLIALAIFVALWSWNDLMWPLIVNSTPDKMPLSAGLAYLTGEHTNLTNYPILMAGSVLAIWPMIIVFIFLQKHFVEGITLTGSK; encoded by the coding sequence ATGAGTGTTTATACGAGTCGGAATAAAACGACCAAGAAATTGTTGATTCATCTGTTGTTGATTGCAGGTGCTCTCGTGATGATTGCGCCATTTGTCTGGATGGTTCTTACTTCGCTCAAGTCACTGGGCGAATCGACACAGGTGCCTCCGGTCATTTTGCCGACCAAGTATCAGTGGGAGAATTACACCCATATTTTTGAGATGCTGCCCTTCTTGGACTTTTATTGGAATACCGTGATCACAACCGTGGCGAAGGTAATCGGACAAGTATTTCTTTGCTCGCTTGCGGCGTACGCATTCGCGCGAATTGAATTTCCAGGGCGAAACGCCTTGTTCATCCTGTTCTTGACCGTTTTGATGGTGCCAGGTCAGGTGTTTCTGCTCCCGCAATTTATGATCATGAAAGAGCTCGGCTGGCTGAATACGTTGACAGCATTGATTGTACCGGGCTTGTTCAGTGCATTCGGTACGTTTCTTCTGCGTCAGTTTTTCATGTCGCTGCCAAAAGAATTGGAAGAAGCAGCGAAGCTCGATGGCTGCAACCATTTTCAGATTTACTGGAGAATTATGCTGCCGCTGGCGAAGCCCGGCTTGATCGCACTCGCCATTTTCGTAGCGTTGTGGTCTTGGAACGACCTGATGTGGCCGCTGATCGTCAACAGCACGCCTGATAAAATGCCGCTCTCAGCTGGTTTGGCGTACTTGACGGGCGAGCACACCAATTTGACGAACTACCCGATTTTGATGGCGGGTTCCGTTCTTGCCATTTGGCCGATGATCATCGTCTTTATTTTCTTGCAGAAGCATTTTGTCGAGGGAATTACCCTAACTGGGTCCAAATAG
- a CDS encoding Gfo/Idh/MocA family protein, with amino-acid sequence MKLGIISVAHMHAYSYANAVAKLDGVQLVGVADEDEVRGRAAAEKFGVPFFADYHELLATDIDAVIVTSENAKHQEHTLAAAKVGKHILCEKPLATTAEAAQEMIDFCREQGVILQTAFPVRFHPAVVRAKQLVEQGKVGRIMAIRGTNRGQNPGGWFVDPEKSGGGAVIDHTVHVVDLMRWFMDSEVREVYAEVDSKFSDTPIDDCGILTMEFENGVFATLDCSWSRNKAFPTWGDVTMEIIGTEGTISLDAFSQKLDVYSNEKGLKWVNWGDDMDSQLVKDFVTSVREKKAPSITGEDGLRAVEVALAAYQSAEQKQPVVLR; translated from the coding sequence ATGAAACTCGGTATCATCAGTGTTGCACATATGCATGCATACAGCTACGCAAATGCGGTTGCGAAGTTAGATGGGGTTCAATTGGTCGGGGTAGCAGATGAGGATGAAGTACGTGGAAGGGCGGCAGCTGAAAAGTTTGGCGTTCCGTTCTTCGCCGATTATCATGAGCTGCTCGCAACGGATATCGATGCGGTCATCGTCACCTCGGAAAACGCCAAGCACCAAGAGCATACGTTAGCGGCAGCGAAGGTAGGCAAGCACATCTTGTGCGAAAAACCGCTGGCGACAACAGCAGAGGCTGCTCAAGAGATGATCGACTTTTGCCGCGAGCAGGGCGTCATTTTGCAGACGGCATTCCCTGTGCGATTCCATCCGGCTGTCGTTCGAGCAAAGCAACTGGTGGAGCAAGGCAAGGTCGGACGTATCATGGCGATCCGGGGTACGAACCGTGGACAAAATCCTGGTGGTTGGTTTGTCGATCCCGAGAAATCCGGCGGAGGTGCTGTGATCGATCACACGGTTCACGTTGTTGATTTGATGCGCTGGTTTATGGACTCTGAAGTGCGTGAGGTCTATGCGGAGGTAGACAGCAAGTTTTCCGATACGCCGATTGATGATTGCGGCATTTTGACGATGGAATTTGAGAACGGTGTATTCGCCACACTCGATTGCAGCTGGTCTCGCAACAAGGCCTTCCCAACATGGGGTGACGTGACGATGGAAATTATCGGGACAGAAGGCACGATCTCGCTCGACGCGTTTTCTCAAAAGCTGGATGTTTATTCCAATGAAAAAGGCTTGAAGTGGGTCAACTGGGGTGATGACATGGACAGTCAATTGGTCAAAGATTTCGTCACCAGCGTGCGTGAAAAGAAAGCGCCGTCGATTACGGGTGAAGACGGCTTGCGAGCTGTGGAAGTCGCACTCGCCGCTTATCAATCCGCTGAACAGAAGCAACCAGTCGTATTACGCTAG
- a CDS encoding sugar phosphate isomerase/epimerase family protein → MAFQKGINAWCFPKETSVQEMFRQAKANGYQGVELNLDEGDAPFHLEMTKQEMKQLADGARELNLELPSVSTALLWKYPLTHNEEAIREQGIRVVEKMIEAASIFGSRTVLVVPGLVTAEVSYDTAYERAREALQRLAKKAEQHQVYIGVENVWNKFLLSPLEMARLIDEVDSPWVGAYFDVGNVLQFGFPEQWIRILGKRIQAIHVKDFKTSTGNITGFVPLLAGDIPWNRVVEALREIGYEGYIIPEISPYSQLPEQLIAHTSQALDAIFQS, encoded by the coding sequence ATGGCTTTTCAAAAGGGAATCAATGCTTGGTGCTTCCCAAAGGAAACGAGCGTACAAGAAATGTTTCGCCAGGCGAAAGCGAATGGCTATCAAGGGGTAGAACTGAATTTGGACGAGGGAGATGCTCCCTTTCATTTAGAGATGACAAAGCAAGAAATGAAGCAGCTGGCAGACGGGGCTCGTGAGCTCAATCTGGAGCTGCCAAGCGTCTCTACTGCCCTTTTATGGAAATATCCGTTGACTCACAATGAGGAAGCGATCCGCGAGCAAGGCATCCGTGTTGTCGAGAAAATGATAGAGGCGGCAAGCATTTTTGGCTCACGGACCGTCCTCGTCGTTCCTGGACTCGTGACGGCTGAGGTGTCGTATGATACGGCCTACGAGCGGGCGCGTGAAGCATTGCAGCGCTTGGCGAAAAAGGCCGAGCAGCATCAGGTATACATCGGGGTAGAAAACGTATGGAACAAGTTTTTGCTCAGTCCGCTGGAGATGGCCCGCTTGATCGATGAAGTAGACAGTCCTTGGGTAGGCGCTTATTTTGATGTAGGCAACGTGCTGCAATTCGGTTTTCCTGAGCAATGGATTCGCATTTTGGGCAAGAGAATCCAAGCCATTCACGTCAAAGATTTCAAGACATCGACAGGCAATATTACAGGTTTCGTGCCGCTGCTCGCTGGCGATATTCCATGGAACCGCGTAGTGGAAGCGCTGCGTGAGATCGGGTACGAAGGCTACATCATCCCGGAAATCTCGCCTTATAGCCAGTTGCCTGAGCAATTGATCGCGCATACGTCCCAAGCGTTGGACGCCATTTTTCAATCGTGA
- a CDS encoding carbohydrate ABC transporter permease, translating to MNAMSSQLQPEMHAAVQPKTKKSLNRMKRSDWFWAYLMIAPTLIGLGVFYLWPIVQTIYLSFTKWGGFGKYKWAGLHNYELLFQDPYLWIALKNTLIYTVIAVPVGIAISIFIAVLLNQKIKGITIYRTLYFLPVVTMAAAVAMVWRWLYNADYGLINYLLGLIGIEGPRWISDPAIALYAVIIVAVWSSIGYNMVIFLAGLQGIPRSYYEAAEIDGAGPVRMFFKITLPLLTPSIFFVSITSLIGAFQVFDLIYLMLGSKMGNPATEQTQTMAYLFFTNGFESGNGGYAAAVAVVLLVMILIVTAIQMKLQKKWVHYD from the coding sequence ATGAATGCGATGAGCAGCCAGTTGCAGCCTGAAATGCACGCCGCCGTCCAGCCAAAAACGAAAAAATCGTTGAATCGCATGAAGAGAAGTGATTGGTTCTGGGCGTATCTCATGATTGCTCCCACACTGATCGGGTTGGGTGTCTTCTACTTATGGCCGATCGTACAAACCATTTATTTGAGCTTTACCAAGTGGGGAGGATTCGGCAAGTACAAGTGGGCAGGCTTACATAATTATGAGTTGTTGTTCCAGGACCCTTACTTGTGGATCGCACTGAAAAACACGCTGATTTATACAGTAATCGCAGTTCCGGTAGGTATCGCTATCTCCATTTTTATCGCTGTGCTTCTTAATCAGAAAATTAAGGGGATTACGATTTATCGCACCCTGTACTTCCTGCCTGTTGTGACGATGGCTGCAGCGGTGGCGATGGTGTGGAGATGGTTGTACAACGCCGATTACGGTCTGATCAATTATTTGCTGGGCTTGATAGGCATTGAGGGCCCACGCTGGATATCTGATCCCGCCATTGCTTTGTATGCGGTGATTATCGTTGCCGTTTGGAGCTCCATCGGATACAACATGGTGATTTTTCTGGCCGGACTGCAAGGCATCCCGAGAAGCTATTACGAAGCCGCAGAAATTGACGGAGCAGGACCGGTTCGCATGTTTTTCAAGATTACGTTGCCGCTGTTGACTCCTTCGATCTTTTTCGTCAGTATCACTTCCTTGATTGGGGCTTTTCAAGTATTTGACCTGATTTATCTGATGCTCGGAAGCAAAATGGGCAATCCGGCAACAGAGCAGACGCAGACGATGGCGTACTTGTTCTTTACGAATGGATTTGAATCAGGGAACGGTGGCTATGCGGCCGCAGTTGCCGTCGTGCTTCTGGTGATGATCCTGATCGTCACTGCTATTCAAATGAAGTTGCAGAAAAAATGGGTTCACTATGATTAA
- a CDS encoding Gfo/Idh/MocA family protein, translating into MHHVLVIGAGTMGTVHAKSYAAMEGVKLVGIVDIRSERGKELAAETKTEWFESYEEAMEKLAQVDIVDVCLPTYLHKTYVKKAADAGKHVICEKPLARDKEEARFIVDYCREKNVKLFVGHVLRFFPEYEKSRQLVNDGAIGNVGVARTFRGGIFPTAWNDWYADYKNSGSLVLDMIIHDFDFLRWCFGDVERVYAKGLLGRGFARMDYALVTLRFKNGMIAHVEGSWAHEGFAMKMELAGKEGIISYDSSKEKPLVAVNRSKQAGMSGVAVPESPLRENPYFRELKHFIECIDRDLEPLVTAEDAVKAVEIARAALVSIETGKPVTLV; encoded by the coding sequence ATGCATCATGTTCTGGTAATCGGAGCAGGAACCATGGGGACTGTTCACGCGAAATCGTATGCTGCCATGGAAGGTGTCAAGCTGGTTGGAATCGTTGATATCCGCAGCGAGAGAGGAAAAGAGCTGGCTGCCGAGACAAAAACGGAATGGTTCGAGAGCTATGAAGAGGCCATGGAAAAACTGGCGCAGGTCGACATCGTAGACGTGTGTTTGCCTACGTACCTGCATAAAACCTATGTGAAAAAAGCTGCGGATGCAGGCAAGCATGTCATTTGCGAAAAGCCGTTGGCTCGAGATAAGGAAGAGGCTCGTTTTATCGTTGATTATTGCCGGGAGAAAAACGTCAAGCTGTTCGTCGGACACGTCCTGCGCTTCTTCCCGGAATATGAAAAGTCCCGTCAGCTGGTTAATGACGGCGCGATTGGCAATGTCGGTGTGGCACGTACGTTCCGCGGTGGGATCTTCCCGACAGCATGGAATGACTGGTACGCGGACTACAAAAACAGTGGCAGCCTTGTTTTAGATATGATCATTCACGATTTTGACTTTTTGCGTTGGTGCTTCGGGGATGTGGAGCGTGTGTACGCGAAAGGCTTGCTTGGTCGAGGTTTTGCTCGGATGGATTACGCACTGGTTACACTTCGCTTCAAGAACGGCATGATTGCACATGTGGAAGGCTCGTGGGCACATGAAGGATTTGCGATGAAAATGGAGCTGGCAGGCAAGGAAGGCATCATTTCCTACGACAGCTCAAAGGAAAAACCGCTTGTGGCGGTTAATCGCTCGAAGCAAGCAGGCATGAGCGGGGTCGCAGTTCCGGAGAGTCCGTTGCGTGAAAACCCGTATTTCAGAGAACTGAAGCATTTCATCGAATGCATCGACCGAGATCTGGAGCCACTCGTGACGGCAGAAGATGCCGTGAAAGCGGTAGAAATCGCTCGTGCTGCGCTTGTGTCAATCGAAACGGGCAAACCCGTAACTTTGGTGTAG
- a CDS encoding ROK family transcriptional regulator produces the protein MRRTGDLKLIQELNRFIILDTIRQFGPISRSDIAKKQGISPTTVTSAVNELIRDGMVAEDGTGESKGGRKPIMVRFCPDGKFLIGVSITNTAITIAEMNLEAATKQKKIYPVKAGLVSDQIIQYVLDSIEDFLQSMDDVSRCLGISIIAPGIVDAASGVIRFNSKLRLHDVPLKDMAEERFGLKTWLDNDANAIALAEKNFGGGLNADNLLFVTVGEGVGSGLVVNGSIFRGSRGGAGEFGHTTVDRSGMRCDCGNVGCLENYVAWPAIYSGILSAVTRGKETLVMDLADGDMTRITFDVFREALHQGDQVCQDIVDEIASYLSIGIVNLVNLFNPSLIILGGEMIRDNQVLFARIQKQVMAQAMGTMVEGLEFRPTVLGADFEVKAAAAVLLQDVFHFSL, from the coding sequence ATGCGCAGAACTGGAGATCTGAAACTAATCCAAGAGCTCAATCGCTTTATTATACTCGACACCATTCGCCAGTTTGGGCCCATCTCGCGAAGTGATATCGCCAAAAAGCAGGGCATCAGTCCAACTACCGTCACCTCGGCAGTCAATGAGCTGATCCGTGACGGTATGGTTGCAGAAGATGGAACAGGTGAGTCAAAAGGTGGCCGTAAGCCGATTATGGTTCGCTTCTGTCCAGACGGGAAGTTTTTGATTGGCGTCTCTATTACGAATACAGCGATTACGATTGCCGAAATGAATTTGGAAGCGGCTACAAAGCAAAAGAAAATCTACCCGGTAAAAGCTGGGCTAGTGAGTGACCAGATCATCCAGTATGTGCTGGATTCGATCGAGGACTTTCTCCAGTCGATGGATGATGTCAGCCGTTGTCTGGGCATTTCCATCATCGCACCAGGGATTGTCGATGCAGCGAGTGGGGTCATCCGCTTCAATTCCAAGCTGCGCTTGCATGATGTTCCGTTAAAAGACATGGCAGAAGAGCGTTTTGGGCTAAAAACATGGCTCGACAATGATGCCAATGCAATCGCTCTGGCAGAAAAAAATTTCGGTGGTGGACTGAATGCTGACAATCTCCTGTTTGTTACCGTGGGAGAAGGGGTTGGTTCGGGTCTCGTTGTAAACGGTTCCATCTTCCGCGGAAGCCGCGGTGGAGCGGGAGAATTCGGGCATACGACAGTCGATCGAAGTGGGATGCGCTGTGACTGTGGCAACGTGGGCTGTTTGGAAAACTACGTGGCGTGGCCGGCCATTTACTCAGGTATACTGTCCGCCGTTACACGCGGAAAAGAAACGCTCGTCATGGATTTGGCTGACGGAGATATGACAAGAATCACATTTGATGTCTTTCGCGAAGCACTGCATCAAGGGGATCAAGTATGCCAAGACATCGTCGACGAAATCGCTTCGTACTTGTCGATTGGTATTGTGAATCTGGTGAATTTGTTCAACCCGAGCCTGATCATTTTGGGTGGAGAAATGATCCGGGACAACCAAGTGTTGTTTGCGCGCATCCAAAAACAAGTGATGGCTCAAGCGATGGGGACGATGGTCGAAGGGCTGGAATTCCGTCCAACTGTATTGGGTGCTGATTTCGAGGTCAAGGCTGCTGCTGCTGTTTTGTTACAAGATGTTTTTCACTTCAGCTTGTAA
- a CDS encoding Gfo/Idh/MocA family protein, with product MSVRVGMIGVGGIGQHHLKGMLTDERVKVVAVCDVNQEAAAETAERIGAHGYTSWRELVEAEKLDALFVCVPPFAHEEIEETAAAKGIHLFVEKPIGLDIQKVSEKQAAIEKAGIITATGYCLRYLDIVQEAKAYLEGKSIALVRGHYLTKFVTTPWWREMGKSGGQLVEQATHTLDMMRYLAGDIEKVYAQMALLVSRDIPNIDIPDVTSISMVFQSGALGHLDTCFIQPDHRTNVEILGKDFRVMIDGKQLSIMDEQGTRTKESTVDMYVEQDRAFITAIVTGDRSLILSPYESARKTLEVTLAANQSAQEGKPVTILRKGE from the coding sequence ATGAGTGTACGTGTAGGCATGATCGGCGTAGGCGGAATCGGGCAGCATCATCTAAAAGGCATGTTGACGGACGAAAGGGTAAAGGTCGTTGCAGTATGCGACGTGAACCAAGAGGCGGCTGCAGAGACTGCTGAGCGCATTGGTGCGCATGGCTACACCTCTTGGCGTGAGCTAGTAGAGGCAGAAAAGCTGGATGCTTTGTTTGTGTGCGTCCCACCTTTTGCGCATGAAGAGATTGAGGAAACAGCGGCGGCGAAAGGCATTCATCTGTTTGTGGAAAAGCCAATTGGGCTGGACATACAGAAAGTAAGCGAAAAGCAAGCAGCGATTGAAAAGGCAGGGATTATCACCGCGACTGGCTATTGCCTGCGCTATCTCGATATCGTGCAGGAAGCGAAAGCGTACTTGGAGGGCAAGTCGATTGCACTCGTCCGCGGCCATTATTTGACCAAGTTCGTCACGACACCATGGTGGAGGGAAATGGGCAAGTCAGGTGGACAGCTTGTGGAGCAGGCGACACATACGCTGGACATGATGCGGTATTTGGCCGGAGATATCGAAAAGGTCTATGCACAGATGGCTTTGCTCGTCTCGCGTGACATTCCAAACATCGATATTCCGGACGTGACTTCTATCAGTATGGTGTTTCAGTCAGGGGCGCTAGGACATCTGGATACGTGCTTCATCCAGCCGGATCACCGTACGAATGTAGAAATCTTGGGCAAAGATTTCCGCGTCATGATTGACGGAAAGCAATTGTCGATCATGGATGAGCAGGGAACACGTACGAAAGAAAGCACGGTGGATATGTACGTGGAGCAAGATCGGGCGTTTATCACAGCGATTGTGACTGGGGATCGCAGCTTGATTTTGTCGCCGTATGAATCAGCGAGAAAGACGCTAGAAGTAACGCTGGCAGCGAATCAATCGGCACAAGAAGGAAAGCCTGTCACTATTTTGAGAAAAGGGGAGTGA
- a CDS encoding YcdB/YcdC domain-containing protein: MMKKVTHAVFLLMAASIAMSSPSGALARENTMEKIKVEQMTPEINKVVEKGVKKAASLIPYLKDYPVREIVLKDTSYLLVNNYKSKENNAEFVALVLDKNTGDLLEFGKHELYNQKSQTLYPIDKSKEIAVSFMKKLYGEDMAGYQLDGDGVAKVFDGKTNTIQFVRMVNGVPFTDDIVQIQVDHDGQITGKSLGMHIEKISFANLDQALPKEKAEKQLSTFMKLRYSLDKDGKTYKLLYIPAFSGKLDAVSGKDSVNMPYHSKVNVKPKGTSQPVAKSREEAQAYLAQRTGYDFSKGNVFFEDLTGEKPVIIDYFWKSRKWEGRTNYSWRTEDGWIGSMLIEPKTGAIVNYSVVDTSVSKSPAKKLTQEQAFQFAMNEVAEIAPAGTGELLLLQPGEYNESTNEYSFHFVLQEQGIPVEDWLTQIAINGSNGKVMGIDLNEKVDGVMPDPKKAISPEEAAAVLLKKYPLQLQYTLQEEGKASLVYTFPHMFDAKIDAITGEFYTYESTE, encoded by the coding sequence ATGATGAAAAAAGTTACGCACGCTGTGTTCCTCCTGATGGCTGCAAGTATTGCGATGTCATCTCCTAGTGGTGCACTGGCAAGGGAGAACACGATGGAAAAAATAAAAGTAGAGCAAATGACACCCGAAATAAACAAGGTGGTGGAAAAAGGGGTGAAGAAAGCAGCTAGTCTCATCCCTTATTTGAAAGATTACCCTGTTAGAGAAATCGTATTGAAAGACACTTCTTATCTGCTCGTGAACAACTACAAGTCTAAAGAAAACAATGCCGAATTCGTTGCCTTGGTGCTCGACAAAAATACGGGTGACCTGCTTGAGTTTGGCAAACACGAGCTATATAACCAAAAGAGTCAAACGCTTTACCCGATCGACAAATCGAAAGAAATAGCCGTGTCTTTTATGAAAAAGTTGTACGGAGAAGACATGGCAGGATACCAACTGGATGGAGATGGGGTTGCGAAGGTTTTCGATGGAAAGACAAATACAATTCAGTTTGTACGTATGGTCAACGGAGTTCCTTTCACAGACGACATCGTTCAGATACAAGTTGATCACGATGGGCAGATCACAGGAAAATCCCTTGGCATGCATATCGAAAAAATCTCCTTCGCGAACTTGGATCAGGCCCTACCTAAAGAAAAAGCCGAGAAACAGCTGTCCACCTTTATGAAATTGCGGTATTCCCTCGATAAAGACGGAAAAACCTACAAGCTCCTCTACATCCCGGCTTTTTCCGGTAAGTTGGATGCCGTGTCCGGCAAAGACAGCGTAAATATGCCTTACCACAGTAAAGTGAATGTGAAACCAAAGGGTACCAGCCAGCCCGTAGCGAAATCACGTGAAGAAGCACAAGCGTATCTTGCTCAGCGTACTGGTTATGATTTTTCAAAAGGGAACGTCTTTTTTGAAGATTTGACTGGTGAAAAACCCGTGATTATCGATTATTTCTGGAAATCAAGGAAGTGGGAGGGGCGTACGAATTATTCGTGGAGGACAGAAGACGGATGGATTGGGAGCATGCTGATCGAACCGAAAACAGGCGCAATTGTGAACTATAGTGTCGTAGATACAAGTGTGTCAAAGTCACCTGCCAAAAAATTGACGCAAGAGCAGGCCTTTCAGTTTGCCATGAATGAAGTAGCTGAGATCGCTCCTGCTGGTACTGGCGAGCTGCTACTGCTTCAGCCGGGAGAATATAATGAAAGTACAAATGAATACTCCTTCCATTTTGTGCTGCAAGAGCAGGGGATTCCTGTAGAGGATTGGCTGACGCAAATCGCGATCAACGGCAGCAACGGGAAAGTCATGGGGATCGATCTCAATGAAAAGGTCGATGGAGTAATGCCTGATCCGAAGAAGGCAATCTCCCCAGAAGAAGCGGCAGCCGTTTTACTCAAGAAATACCCATTGCAGCTACAGTATACCTTGCAAGAGGAAGGCAAAGCTTCTCTTGTCTATACGTTCCCGCACATGTTCGATGCAAAAATAGATGCGATAACGGGTGAATTTTATACCTACGAGTCTACAGAATAA